Proteins encoded by one window of Enterococcus faecalis:
- a CDS encoding formate/nitrite transporter family protein, whose protein sequence is MKSGSPLFEQIDKSIDKKVNLFSNSFSRYAVRAMLACLFLTLGTAVAFAIAIKGEGISHGLGKMLYAFMFSWSLVMILYMNAELGTSNMLYMTVGVYRKKVNFSLAAKILFTCILFNLIGGVLFGFLVSLTVPFQDLPKDSFFFTSIAGKLEKTTLQILVEAMFANIVVNTAVLVSMRMKDDAGKVAAIIFIIFIFAFLGFEHVIANFPAFSLAYFASNGAIEAFTAGNVVHNLFWAFIGNFIGGGLIMGLGYAWLDKDNKNLTYFD, encoded by the coding sequence ATGAAGTCTGGTTCACCATTGTTTGAACAAATTGATAAATCCATCGACAAGAAAGTGAATTTATTCTCAAACAGCTTTTCCCGCTACGCTGTTCGTGCAATGCTTGCTTGTCTATTTTTAACGTTGGGAACAGCCGTTGCTTTTGCAATCGCAATTAAAGGAGAAGGAATTTCTCATGGTTTAGGGAAAATGCTTTATGCCTTCATGTTCAGTTGGTCACTTGTGATGATTTTATATATGAATGCCGAACTTGGTACCTCGAATATGTTGTACATGACTGTTGGGGTCTATCGTAAAAAAGTCAACTTTTCCTTAGCTGCAAAAATTTTATTTACCTGTATCTTATTCAATTTAATTGGTGGCGTCTTATTTGGTTTCTTGGTATCACTTACGGTGCCGTTCCAAGATTTACCAAAAGATAGTTTCTTCTTTACGTCGATTGCTGGAAAATTAGAAAAAACCACTCTACAGATTTTAGTTGAAGCTATGTTCGCCAATATTGTAGTTAATACAGCCGTATTAGTGAGTATGCGAATGAAAGATGACGCCGGCAAAGTCGCGGCCATTATTTTCATTATCTTTATCTTTGCGTTCCTTGGTTTTGAACACGTGATTGCCAACTTCCCAGCCTTCAGTTTAGCTTACTTTGCTTCGAACGGCGCAATTGAAGCTTTCACAGCTGGTAATGTTGTTCATAATCTGTTCTGGGCCTTTATCGGTAACTTTATCGGTGGTGGCTTAATTATGGGTCTCGGCTATGCCTGGTTAGATAAAGACAACAAAAACTTAACGTATTTTGATTAA
- the rpsD gene encoding 30S ribosomal protein S4, protein MSRYTGPSWKVSRRLGISLSGTGKELARRPYKPGQHGPNSRGKVSEYGMQLTEKQKLRHMYGMNERQFRTLFIKASKIKEGKHGVNFMVLLEQRLDNVVYRLGLATTRRQARQLVNHGHITVDGKRVDIPSYHVEVGQVIGVREKSQNISTIKEAVEATVGRPAFVSFDTEKLEGSFTRLPERDELYPEIDEALVVEYYNQKL, encoded by the coding sequence ATGTCTCGTTATACTGGACCATCATGGAAAGTATCTCGTCGTCTAGGTATCTCTTTATCAGGTACTGGTAAAGAACTAGCTCGTCGCCCTTACAAACCAGGACAACACGGACCTAACAGCCGTGGTAAAGTTTCTGAATACGGAATGCAATTAACTGAAAAACAAAAATTACGTCATATGTATGGCATGAACGAACGTCAATTCCGTACGTTGTTCATTAAAGCAAGCAAAATCAAAGAAGGTAAACACGGTGTTAACTTCATGGTTTTACTAGAACAACGCTTAGATAACGTTGTTTACCGTTTAGGTCTTGCAACTACTCGTCGTCAAGCACGTCAATTAGTTAACCATGGTCACATCACTGTAGACGGCAAACGTGTTGATATTCCATCATACCACGTTGAAGTTGGTCAAGTGATCGGTGTTCGTGAAAAATCTCAAAACATCTCAACAATTAAAGAAGCGGTTGAAGCAACTGTTGGACGTCCAGCATTCGTAAGCTTTGACACTGAAAAATTAGAAGGTAGCTTCACTCGTTTACCAGAACGTGATGAACTTTACCCAGAAATCGACGAAGCACTTGTCGTTGAATACTACAACCAAAAACTTTAA
- a CDS encoding biotin transporter BioY produces MNKASLRSLILAAEFAVIIAVLSQFTIPLGIVPLTGQTFAIGLTATVLGKRTGTYAILIYFLLGLIGLPVYAGMSSGFGVLFGPTGGYLIGFIFNGLLTGYILEKTTFNYTWAIIANIAGALVTLVFGMIWLKYSANLPWPNAFAGGFAPFIIPGIIKAVAAAYVGILIRQRFMKRFLAHLS; encoded by the coding sequence ATGAATAAAGCATCGTTACGCTCTTTAATTTTAGCAGCAGAATTCGCTGTGATTATTGCTGTACTTTCACAATTTACAATTCCATTGGGGATTGTCCCACTAACCGGACAAACATTTGCCATCGGCTTAACCGCTACCGTTTTGGGCAAGCGAACGGGGACCTACGCTATTTTAATTTACTTCTTATTAGGATTAATTGGTTTACCCGTTTACGCTGGGATGTCTAGTGGGTTCGGTGTACTCTTTGGACCAACTGGCGGCTATTTAATCGGATTTATCTTTAACGGCTTATTAACTGGTTATATTTTAGAAAAAACAACCTTTAACTATACTTGGGCCATTATCGCAAATATTGCCGGTGCCTTAGTTACCTTAGTTTTCGGCATGATTTGGTTGAAGTATTCCGCAAATCTGCCGTGGCCAAACGCTTTCGCTGGCGGGTTTGCTCCGTTTATTATTCCTGGTATCATCAAGGCTGTCGCAGCTGCTTATGTTGGTATTTTAATTCGCCAACGCTTTATGAAACGTTTTTTAGCACATCTTTCTTAA
- the lepB gene encoding signal peptidase I, whose amino-acid sequence MSSLLKRLVQLVLLVVAVLLIRHYVFSPAAVNGSSMEPTLHNNDRLWVTSIKKPQRFDIIAFPSPRNGQRVAKRLIGLPGETVEYRDDTLYINGVSLSEDYLASAKRNVSKNENYTQDFTLETLEATQSLTVPEGMYFVLGDNRPRSDDSRYFGFVKQASVEGVLTFRYYPLDKIGFP is encoded by the coding sequence ATGTCCTCATTATTAAAACGATTGGTTCAGTTGGTTTTGTTAGTCGTCGCTGTCTTGCTAATTCGACACTATGTTTTCTCCCCTGCTGCGGTGAACGGCTCTTCAATGGAACCAACACTTCATAACAACGACCGTTTATGGGTGACCTCGATTAAAAAACCACAGCGCTTTGATATTATCGCTTTTCCCAGTCCTCGCAACGGCCAACGAGTAGCCAAACGTTTAATTGGTTTACCTGGCGAAACAGTCGAGTATCGCGATGATACCCTTTATATTAATGGTGTATCACTCAGTGAAGATTACTTAGCAAGTGCTAAACGAAATGTCTCTAAAAATGAAAATTATACCCAAGATTTTACGCTAGAGACCTTAGAAGCCACCCAATCCCTGACCGTTCCAGAAGGCATGTATTTTGTCTTGGGGGATAATCGCCCGCGCTCAGATGACAGTCGTTACTTTGGCTTTGTTAAACAAGCGAGCGTGGAAGGTGTTTTGACTTTTCGTTATTATCCATTAGATAAAATTGGCTTTCCATAA
- a CDS encoding WxL domain-containing protein produces the protein MKRINWQRLATIGLCSSLVINAFSGVTAIAETVTSESSPTVANSIKEATPASSTTQESTESSQETTETSREKVTQETAKQAETKAPLETPEIKTNTTAQPAENSSENDRQTSISPRWVPNNQVIYPRITLAFTNESGQAFTDENLTLSGTYTKFGYENATSLWRSYAVNYPITSSNAEGGQYRVAVNATVPLPYDFFTDLPANYRMNIYAVEQLKIDNTLKYVDSIVAVPNSTLRMTRYSAQQTTELPQFGNHMTPFVLRTRDSVFSKSSENVFSLNTDGNEFLRILSVAPIGTPVEPVLYGFDGTATYRETLNYVVTRKQVTEKFVDANGVAITPPTGFTQNKKTPMTSNDFTFKQASTLPDTYQADGKTYKFKGWYKGKTKPNTLTTTKAPSYAVTYDGNDDLTVVYEAIQNPVTFQEGKGMSSVQVMNKAIQNPVTLPDRMYRVLFINETGGLTFADRYGFTGELVEVADGKVTPIGPVPTNNNSAVKEITIPGRAFDTERPTPLQYGVRNATFTLPKMYKTVTYQPGPNYTGTAYSIPETYRLSLRSGVKSDIDTTGWRIGLDPTTDPQKFTMSGIYWSSMPTNVRLATLLSATITGKGVEPSVYTLDENARMYLYLENRRVTENFVDTNGTKITAPSGFAQGKKTVITSDSYTFKQSGDLPDTYKVGTKTYQFKGWYKGKNKPDTLTTTKAPSYPVTYNDDDDLTVVYEEVVMKTYNLPAKDVYFGYVDEAGNLLNTAGFSVEAELGESDETESTVLGKIQGTDEVMSKLKKLSIPGKSYDFPIEKLKTYGARSVNHTIPKQYKTMSITPLATYTGDKTKYPMSKEIRKNIEAPYTVVSQADGAEAFKLTDAGTFFRTRRAFWTWDPNNTLYAMGIYSGTVGKNYNLASPEGTIYYYLENRRVTENFVDPSGAKITPPTGFTQGKQTVIDSDNFTYASTKALPDTYTTGDKFYKFRGWYKGKTKPGTLTTTKTPSYAVTYDDKDDMTAVYEEVQPTAEMTVSRLLEVIPNEASMVWTVRLKNTSEVPLTNVKLAPTAKWAAGISVPTQLAVRIGNTPNKIIPVTAEQWQAGVNLDIEIPVNGEALVTVGTAKITGEPRQLLTAEMTASGNFSAVTASNFVRIQGEDQTITPTPVEEGFISTPTFDFGKITINSSTKQYGLKKAADYYGNGTRNPYLRIKTSQPNWQLTAQLSQLTASADSLPTSTRLLLGSADVIAIENYNQVTELTNKVGVTKALTLTSDGTSTPVILNNQFTGNDVYQLDFDFANVKLEVPANQGKINEKYQGTVTWNLVTGP, from the coding sequence ATGAAGAGAATTAACTGGCAACGCTTAGCAACCATTGGCTTGTGTAGTTCTTTAGTGATTAACGCCTTTTCTGGCGTAACAGCCATTGCGGAAACAGTCACGAGTGAAAGTAGCCCGACAGTGGCAAATAGTATTAAGGAAGCAACACCAGCAAGTAGCACAACGCAAGAAAGTACGGAAAGCAGTCAAGAAACGACTGAAACGAGTCGGGAAAAAGTAACACAGGAAACAGCGAAACAAGCAGAGACAAAAGCGCCACTGGAAACACCAGAGATAAAAACAAACACAACAGCACAACCTGCAGAAAATAGTAGTGAAAATGACCGACAAACGAGTATTTCGCCACGTTGGGTGCCGAATAATCAAGTGATTTATCCGAGAATAACCTTGGCTTTCACTAATGAATCAGGGCAAGCTTTTACTGATGAAAACTTAACGTTATCAGGGACGTATACTAAATTTGGATATGAAAACGCAACTAGTTTATGGCGATCGTATGCGGTTAATTATCCAATTACTTCTTCTAATGCAGAAGGCGGTCAATATCGAGTAGCTGTCAATGCAACGGTTCCTTTACCATACGATTTTTTTACAGATTTACCAGCAAATTATAGGATGAATATATACGCGGTTGAACAATTAAAGATTGATAACACGCTAAAGTATGTCGACAGTATTGTTGCTGTGCCCAATTCTACACTGAGGATGACCAGATATAGTGCACAACAAACAACTGAGTTACCGCAGTTTGGAAATCATATGACTCCTTTTGTATTACGCACAAGAGATAGCGTGTTTTCTAAAAGCAGTGAAAATGTTTTCTCTCTAAACACGGATGGTAATGAATTTTTAAGAATCCTGAGTGTCGCCCCCATTGGCACTCCAGTAGAACCAGTATTATACGGATTTGATGGCACTGCAACGTACCGAGAAACACTTAATTACGTAGTCACTCGGAAACAAGTCACCGAGAAGTTCGTAGATGCTAACGGCGTAGCTATCACGCCGCCAACAGGTTTTACCCAAAACAAGAAAACACCAATGACCAGCAATGACTTCACCTTCAAACAAGCTAGTACTTTGCCGGACACCTATCAAGCAGACGGCAAAACCTACAAATTCAAAGGCTGGTACAAAGGCAAAACCAAGCCAAATACCTTGACCACGACCAAAGCGCCAAGCTATGCGGTGACCTATGATGGGAATGACGATTTGACGGTGGTATATGAGGCGATTCAAAATCCTGTGACTTTTCAAGAAGGAAAAGGAATGTCATCTGTTCAGGTGATGAATAAGGCGATTCAGAATCCAGTGACTTTGCCTGATCGCATGTATCGTGTCCTATTTATCAATGAAACAGGGGGGCTGACATTTGCTGATCGTTATGGCTTTACTGGAGAATTAGTTGAAGTTGCGGATGGCAAAGTGACGCCAATTGGCCCAGTCCCGACTAACAATAATAGCGCAGTAAAAGAAATCACTATACCAGGTCGAGCTTTCGATACAGAAAGACCTACGCCGTTGCAATATGGAGTTCGCAATGCAACCTTTACGTTGCCCAAAATGTATAAAACCGTAACGTATCAACCTGGCCCAAATTATACAGGTACAGCCTACTCTATTCCAGAAACGTATCGTCTTAGTTTAAGAAGTGGTGTCAAAAGTGACATCGATACAACTGGATGGCGAATTGGTCTTGACCCGACAACAGATCCACAAAAGTTTACGATGAGCGGTATATACTGGTCATCAATGCCTACAAATGTTAGACTTGCAACACTATTAAGTGCGACTATTACTGGTAAAGGAGTAGAACCGAGTGTCTATACACTAGATGAAAATGCACGTATGTATCTTTACCTAGAAAATCGTCGTGTTACGGAAAACTTCGTAGATACCAATGGTACTAAAATCACCGCACCGTCAGGTTTCGCCCAAGGGAAAAAAACAGTAATTACTAGTGATTCGTACACCTTTAAGCAAAGCGGAGATTTGCCAGATACCTATAAAGTCGGCACGAAAACCTATCAGTTCAAAGGCTGGTACAAAGGTAAAAACAAACCAGACACCTTGACGACGACCAAAGCTCCCAGTTATCCAGTCACTTATAATGATGATGATGATTTGACGGTAGTCTATGAAGAAGTCGTGATGAAAACGTATAATTTACCAGCCAAAGATGTGTACTTTGGTTATGTTGATGAGGCAGGTAACCTATTGAATACAGCAGGCTTTTCTGTAGAAGCCGAATTAGGTGAAAGTGACGAAACTGAATCAACAGTATTAGGGAAAATCCAAGGAACTGATGAAGTGATGAGTAAATTAAAAAAATTATCGATTCCTGGCAAGTCATATGATTTCCCGATAGAGAAGCTTAAGACATACGGTGCAAGGTCTGTTAATCATACGATTCCTAAACAATATAAGACAATGTCGATTACACCGCTAGCTACTTATACGGGAGACAAAACAAAGTATCCTATGAGCAAAGAGATCCGGAAAAATATAGAAGCGCCATATACGGTTGTTTCTCAAGCTGACGGAGCAGAAGCCTTCAAATTAACTGACGCTGGAACTTTTTTTAGAACCAGACGAGCTTTTTGGACATGGGACCCGAATAACACGTTGTATGCTATGGGAATTTATTCAGGGACAGTCGGAAAAAACTATAACCTAGCTTCTCCAGAGGGAACAATCTACTATTATTTAGAAAATCGCCGAGTCACTGAAAACTTTGTGGATCCAAGCGGCGCTAAAATTACACCGCCAACAGGCTTCACGCAAGGAAAACAAACAGTGATTGATAGTGATAATTTCACTTACGCTAGTACGAAAGCCTTACCAGACACTTATACAACAGGAGACAAATTCTATAAGTTCAGAGGCTGGTACAAAGGTAAAACCAAACCAGGCACCTTGACAACGACTAAAACACCAAGTTACGCCGTGACTTACGACGATAAAGATGACATGACAGCGGTCTATGAGGAAGTCCAACCAACAGCAGAAATGACGGTTAGTCGGTTACTAGAAGTGATCCCAAATGAAGCTTCTATGGTTTGGACAGTTAGACTAAAAAACACCAGTGAAGTTCCATTGACCAACGTTAAACTAGCCCCAACTGCCAAATGGGCGGCAGGTATTTCGGTACCGACACAATTAGCTGTTCGCATTGGTAATACACCAAATAAAATTATTCCAGTGACGGCAGAACAATGGCAAGCAGGGGTTAATTTGGATATAGAGATTCCTGTGAACGGTGAAGCCTTAGTGACAGTGGGTACAGCGAAAATCACGGGAGAACCAAGACAACTTTTAACCGCAGAAATGACAGCTAGTGGAAACTTTTCTGCAGTGACAGCTAGTAACTTTGTACGTATTCAAGGAGAAGATCAAACGATTACGCCAACACCAGTAGAAGAAGGTTTCATTAGTACACCAACGTTTGATTTTGGGAAAATTACGATTAACAGTAGCACTAAGCAGTACGGACTGAAAAAAGCAGCTGATTACTATGGCAACGGCACACGTAATCCATATCTACGAATAAAGACAAGCCAACCTAATTGGCAGTTAACAGCACAATTGTCACAGTTAACAGCGTCAGCTGATAGTTTGCCAACTAGTACGCGTTTATTATTAGGAAGTGCGGATGTTATAGCAATCGAAAACTATAATCAAGTCACAGAGTTAACAAATAAAGTTGGGGTTACGAAAGCCTTAACTTTGACGAGTGACGGTACATCTACACCAGTAATTCTTAATAACCAATTTACAGGTAATGATGTCTATCAATTAGATTTTGATTTTGCCAATGTGAAATTAGAAGTCCCTGCCAATCAAGGGAAAATAAATGAGAAATATCAAGGAACGGTGACGTGGAACTTAGTCACTGGACCTTAA
- a CDS encoding WxL domain-containing protein — protein sequence MKQTKWQRLATIGLCSSLVINAFSGATAVAEESSPTVASSAKEATSASSATPESTESSQETTETSREEVTQETVEQEDTTEIAQEENLLEPSGIQAKIMPRAFVWAATGTTNRTTVRLNDVVDYRMKLENITTDDTNSDIVGPIRIESKLAAGMTRPTSVIIKVGPEEQNVVIGEGSHNANSGGEYFVWTESTRTVTAFINRLHGRTSGNTGYIKTLYFQTRITSGTHNEKKYIDSTIRFNGFGAVNRRNEMTYVDRFSGNLGLKGNLKFYDEDGVASKEQMSLSINPVLFKSTNSRVEGTLLRYPLTMTNAGSGLYRFDTGLKNIGTSNGGSWFFFSNDIAINFATATTNRIDKIVLAPPKATLPDSRTGVMTSRAYTSTTYTRSNYDISTYNFTKATGKTWRITNRSSNSGVSTNIMFSDNLVGTTGQFNKGNSGATINYYIYYKKLYENFVNSNGQKITPPSGFTQGKRTVINSEAYTFKQSGTLPDTYQADGKTYKFKGWYKGKTKPNTLTTTKTPSYPVTYDDNDDLNVVYEEIKVLEFPSRTYQFGFVDESGKRVDASTIDLTYDNWYGIGTEPPNNIPSAWATTKIETGIKANTKNNLKEITYPVQSLETNSKDSFQFSAVNLRYQLPRIYKSISIQNQQGGFDAAYPYPSILNPSGAEINNTPQYFELKNNGGQEFVFNRTTAAAPENVQLPFYLRYVSSFLTGRAMYYTIQGPIYYYLTNRRVTENFVDANGTKITPPTGFTQGKQTVINSDPYTFKQSGTLPETYKASNGKTYKFKGWYKGKTKPNTLTTTKAPSYPVTYDDNDDLNVVYEEIKVFDFPALTYQFGFVDESGKRVDASTIKLTYDNWHGEGLATNSADSNKPDYWKTVSLEKGKVAPTKNNLKEIAYPAQSLEILSDRSTQYSAANLTFTLPNYYEKISVYNKSGTFDIAYPFPNIQGNDYSEPFVEGENKLLSRNFELKNNGSQSFIFNRTTTATPIDIQVPSYLRKVVHNPNLGSGVATYLTIDKPVYYYLTNRKVTENFVDTNGTKITPPTGFTQGNQIPMTSNTFKYTSAKALPASYTTGGKTYIFQGWYKGKTKPNTLTTSTTPTYNTTFDGNDDMTAMYKEEVPKASVALTRTTAETVTSGGNVTWRATITNTSQAPLTTATIKKSTAWTTGLAAPTAMIVTPAGGTAKTVPVTATTWTNGVSLGTDIPVGKSATVQFTTKATGTAGQVLRAGITTSGNYSGVSTSATVRVKDNDQAIVTPTAEGFISVPTFNFGQVGVAGSTQQHGLKKAADYYGNGTRNPYLRIKKTQPNWSLTAHLSQPKSATDSLPTATRLLLGAAPVSSFSNYNQPTELKNAVGTTSAISLNANNTATRIIANQQFTGSNIYQLDFTFNNVKLEVPANQGVKGQQYQAAITWNLVTGP from the coding sequence ATGAAGCAAACTAAGTGGCAACGATTAGCAACCATTGGCTTGTGTAGTTCTTTAGTGATTAACGCCTTTTCTGGCGCGACCGCAGTTGCGGAAGAAAGTAGTCCGACAGTAGCAAGTAGCGCTAAGGAAGCAACATCAGCAAGTAGCGCAACGCCAGAAAGTACGGAAAGCAGTCAAGAAACGACTGAAACGAGTCGGGAAGAAGTAACACAGGAAACAGTGGAACAAGAAGATACAACGGAAATAGCTCAAGAAGAAAATCTGCTGGAACCATCTGGTATTCAAGCGAAAATTATGCCTAGAGCATTTGTCTGGGCAGCTACAGGAACCACGAATAGAACCACGGTTCGTCTTAACGATGTAGTTGATTATCGAATGAAACTGGAAAATATTACAACAGATGATACAAATTCAGATATTGTTGGTCCGATTCGAATTGAATCAAAATTGGCAGCTGGAATGACTAGACCAACGTCAGTTATTATCAAAGTTGGCCCCGAGGAACAAAATGTAGTTATAGGAGAAGGCTCTCATAATGCCAATAGTGGTGGCGAATATTTTGTTTGGACAGAGTCGACTAGGACGGTCACTGCATTTATCAATCGTCTACACGGGCGAACTTCTGGAAATACTGGGTATATCAAAACATTGTATTTTCAGACAAGAATTACTTCGGGTACACACAACGAAAAAAAATATATCGATTCCACGATTCGATTTAATGGATTTGGCGCAGTGAATAGACGAAATGAAATGACGTATGTGGATAGATTTTCTGGTAACTTAGGTTTGAAAGGGAATTTAAAATTTTACGATGAGGATGGAGTGGCTAGTAAGGAACAAATGAGTCTTTCCATAAACCCAGTATTATTTAAATCAACCAATTCGAGAGTAGAAGGGACGCTGTTAAGATATCCTTTAACTATGACAAATGCTGGTAGTGGGCTTTATAGGTTTGATACAGGACTAAAAAATATAGGTACTAGTAACGGGGGTTCGTGGTTTTTCTTTAGTAACGATATTGCGATTAATTTTGCTACAGCTACCACCAATAGAATTGATAAAATTGTGTTAGCACCACCTAAAGCAACACTTCCAGACAGCCGAACAGGTGTGATGACTTCCAGAGCGTACACATCAACAACTTATACGAGAAGTAACTATGATATTTCAACATATAACTTTACTAAAGCGACTGGTAAGACATGGCGTATAACGAATCGTAGTTCTAATAGCGGAGTAAGCACCAATATTATGTTTAGTGACAATCTTGTAGGAACAACAGGACAGTTCAATAAAGGGAATTCTGGTGCTACTATTAATTATTATATTTATTACAAAAAGCTTTATGAGAATTTTGTTAATAGTAACGGACAAAAAATTACACCACCATCAGGATTCACACAAGGAAAGCGAACGGTTATTAATAGTGAAGCGTACACTTTTAAACAAAGTGGCACCTTGCCAGATACCTATCAAGCAGACGGCAAAACCTATAAGTTCAAAGGTTGGTACAAAGGCAAAACCAAGCCAAACACCTTGACCACCACCAAAACACCTAGTTATCCAGTGACTTATGATGATAATGATGATTTGAATGTGGTGTATGAGGAGATTAAGGTTTTGGAATTTCCTAGTCGTACATATCAATTTGGGTTTGTTGATGAATCAGGTAAGCGAGTAGATGCCTCCACGATTGATTTGACATATGATAATTGGTACGGTATTGGTACTGAACCACCCAACAATATCCCATCAGCATGGGCAACTACTAAAATAGAAACAGGAATTAAGGCAAATACAAAAAATAATCTTAAAGAAATTACGTACCCAGTTCAATCTCTTGAAACGAATAGTAAAGATTCATTTCAATTTAGTGCAGTAAACTTAAGATATCAGCTTCCAAGAATTTATAAATCCATCAGTATACAAAATCAACAAGGTGGTTTTGATGCCGCATATCCTTATCCAAGTATACTAAACCCATCAGGTGCGGAAATAAATAATACTCCTCAATATTTTGAATTAAAGAATAATGGAGGACAGGAGTTTGTGTTCAATAGAACAACAGCCGCCGCTCCCGAAAATGTTCAGCTTCCATTTTATTTAAGATATGTATCGAGTTTTCTTACGGGGAGAGCAATGTACTATACGATTCAAGGTCCAATCTATTACTATCTAACCAACCGCCGTGTCACCGAGAACTTCGTGGACGCCAACGGCACTAAAATCACGCCACCAACAGGCTTTACGCAAGGAAAACAAACAGTAATTAACAGTGACCCATACACCTTTAAACAAAGTGGCACCTTGCCAGAGACTTACAAAGCAAGCAACGGCAAAACCTATAAGTTCAAAGGTTGGTACAAAGGCAAAACCAAGCCAAACACCTTGACCACCACCAAAGCACCTAGTTATCCAGTGACTTATGATGATAATGATGATTTGAATGTGGTGTATGAGGAGATTAAGGTTTTTGATTTTCCAGCGCTGACCTATCAATTCGGGTTCGTAGACGAGTCTGGCAAACGAGTAGATGCTTCAACGATTAAACTAACCTATGACAATTGGCATGGAGAAGGATTAGCAACCAATTCAGCTGATTCAAATAAACCTGATTACTGGAAAACAGTCAGTCTTGAAAAAGGTAAAGTTGCACCAACCAAAAACAATTTGAAGGAAATTGCTTATCCTGCGCAATCTCTTGAAATACTGAGTGATCGAAGTACACAATATAGTGCGGCTAATTTAACCTTTACACTACCCAATTACTATGAAAAAATAAGTGTTTATAACAAGAGTGGTACTTTTGATATAGCTTACCCGTTTCCTAATATTCAAGGTAATGATTATTCAGAGCCATTTGTCGAAGGTGAGAATAAGCTACTTTCTAGAAACTTTGAGTTAAAGAATAACGGGAGTCAATCGTTTATCTTTAATCGAACAACCACGGCTACTCCGATAGATATTCAGGTACCCAGTTATTTGCGAAAGGTTGTCCACAATCCTAATTTGGGATCGGGGGTAGCAACCTATCTTACAATTGATAAACCAGTCTATTACTATCTAACCAATCGTAAAGTCACCGAAAATTTCGTAGACACCAACGGCACTAAAATCACGCCACCAACAGGCTTTACGCAAGGGAACCAGATTCCCATGACGAGCAACACCTTCAAGTATACGAGCGCAAAAGCCTTACCAGCTAGTTATACAACAGGCGGTAAAACTTACATTTTCCAAGGCTGGTACAAAGGTAAAACGAAGCCTAATACTTTAACAACAAGTACTACGCCAACATACAATACAACTTTTGATGGCAATGACGACATGACGGCGATGTATAAGGAAGAAGTACCGAAAGCAAGTGTCGCTTTAACTCGCACTACCGCTGAAACCGTGACTAGCGGCGGCAATGTCACCTGGCGTGCCACAATTACCAATACAAGCCAAGCGCCACTAACCACGGCGACCATCAAGAAATCAACCGCTTGGACAACCGGCTTAGCAGCACCAACCGCCATGATTGTCACGCCAGCTGGCGGAACCGCAAAAACAGTTCCCGTCACAGCGACTACGTGGACCAATGGTGTTAGCTTAGGCACTGACATTCCCGTAGGAAAATCTGCCACGGTTCAGTTCACTACGAAAGCGACGGGGACAGCGGGGCAAGTCTTGCGCGCTGGGATTACCACCAGTGGGAATTACAGTGGTGTTTCTACTTCGGCCACCGTACGTGTGAAAGACAATGATCAAGCAATTGTAACACCAACGGCTGAAGGCTTCATCAGTGTTCCAACCTTCAATTTTGGTCAAGTTGGGGTAGCGGGAAGCACGCAACAGCATGGCCTGAAAAAAGCCGCTGATTACTATGGCAACGGCACACGCAATCCCTATCTGCGGATCAAGAAAACCCAACCGAATTGGAGCCTAACGGCGCATCTGTCACAACCAAAATCAGCGACAGACAGCTTGCCTACAGCGACCCGCTTATTGTTAGGGGCGGCTCCTGTTTCGAGTTTCTCAAATTACAACCAACCTACCGAGTTGAAAAATGCGGTCGGTACTACGAGTGCCATTAGCTTGAATGCCAACAACACGGCCACTAGGATTATTGCCAACCAGCAATTCACTGGGAGTAATATTTATCAGTTGGACTTCACCTTCAACAATGTCAAACTTGAAGTGCCAGCCAACCAAGGGGTCAAGGGGCAACAATACCAAGCCGCAATTACGTGGAACTTAGTGACAGGTCCTTAA